A stretch of Pseudoliparis swirei isolate HS2019 ecotype Mariana Trench chromosome 14, NWPU_hadal_v1, whole genome shotgun sequence DNA encodes these proteins:
- the fbxo3 gene encoding F-box only protein 3, whose product MAANPELRMDQLPSDTLLHVLSFLSFRDLIRCTHVSRRLNDLCKHNPLWRSLCSKHWLLTELSDCLSACLTACLPVPRLMGSMSLSNHYRSEVLLDVETAAGGFQQRTGMRRCLPLTFCFHTGLSQYLALQPAEGRRAHESFYPCPDQTAQDPSAIDMFITGSSFFEWFTDYVHNVVTGEYSIIRDQIFRYVHEQGCVETTGPLTVSVSTSFLPELSSVHPPHFFFTYRIRIEMSSSASPDAACQLDSRYWKITTSDGNVEEVQGPGVVGEFPIMTPGKVHEYASCTTFSTPTEFMEGHYTFHSLANKEDVFHVAIPRFHMICPPFRERLVRTQKAPPGSASRFDDDGEFCDGDGGDDFGDLRGINMAALEGAWCPRHI is encoded by the exons ATGGCAGCTAACCCGGAGCTCCGGATGGACCAGCTCCCCTCAGACACGCTGCTCCACGTGCTGTCCTTCCTGAGCTTCAGGGACCTGATCCG ttgtactCATGTCAGCAGGAGGCTCAATGATCTGTGTAAACACAACCCGCTGTGGAGGTCTCTCTGCTCCAAACACTGGCTGCTGACGGAG ctgtctgactgtctgtctgcctgtctgactgcctgtctgcctgtccccAGGCTGATGGGCAGCATGTCCTTGTCTAACCACTACCGCTCTGAGGTGCTGCTGGACGTGGAGACGGCGGCCGGCGGCTTCCAGCAGAGGACGGGCATGCGGCGCTGCCTGCCGCTCACCTTCTGCTTCCACACCGGGCTCAGCCAGTACCTGGCCCTGCAGCCGGCCGAGGGCCGCCGCGCGCACGAGAGCTTCTACCCCTGCCCC GATCAGACGGCTCAGGACCCTTCAGCCATCGATATGTTCATCACAG gTTCTTCTTTCTTTGAGTGGTTCACAGATTACGTCCACAACGTCGTCACCGGAGAATACTCCATCATCAGAGACCAGATCTTCAG GTATGTGCATGAGCAGGGCTGTGTGGAGACCACGGGGCCCCTCACCGTCTCCGTGTCCACCTCCTTCCTGCCCGAGCTGTCGTCTGTCCACCCGCCACACTTCTTCTTCACCTACCGCATCag GATAGAGATGTCCAGCAGTGCGTCTCCAGACGCCGCCTGTCAGCTGGACAGCCGCTACTGGAAGATCACGACCTCCGACGGCAacgtggaggaggtgcaggggcCCGGCGTGGTCg gggagtTTCCCATCATGACACCTGGGAAAGTCCATGAGTATGCCAGCTGCACCACCTTCTCCACCCCGACGGAGTTCATGGAGGGTCACTACACCTTCCACAGCCTGG CCAACAAGGAGGACGTGTTCCACGTCGCCATCCCGCGCTTCCACATGATCTGCCCTCCCTTCAGGGAGCGGCTGGTCCGCACG CAGAAGGCGCCGCCCGGTTCCGCGTCTCGCTTCGATGACGACGGCGAGTTCTGCGACGGAGACGGCGGCGACGACTTTGGCGACCTGAGAGGAATCAACATGGCCGCCCTGGAGGGGGCGTGGTGCCCGCGCCACATCTGA